Genomic window (Arachis hypogaea cultivar Tifrunner chromosome 13, arahy.Tifrunner.gnm2.J5K5, whole genome shotgun sequence):
TACAAGCTAGAAGTTCCAAAATGTATCAATTAATAAGAAACACAGTTTTCCAAAAATGGCAGCTTTCacttttcaatatttttaaatttaaagcaCTTTTTTTTCCTATTCAGAAGTCAGTAGTAACCGATTACATTATGGGGAGAGGAATGGATTAGTGCAGtactttgatatttttgaaaactctccTATTATCAGGATCTGTTACTATATTATACACTGCATCAGGTGGCAAACCAACATCAACTTCTACGTTGAGGTTGCAAAGAGAGCCTTTTGGAACAGTCACCTGCCAAAACAGAACATTAAATTCATTATCTATACTTTGAATGAGACATGAACATTGCCATGTTTGTTTCAAACAGCTACTATGCTACATACTGGAATTTTTATACCAAGCTTGAGGCACACAAAAAAGATAACTATTTCGCCTTCTGAAATCTTAATCGAATTAAAGTACTAGACACTTAATTTATAGAATATTAGATATATCTCAACAAAACTGTATCAACAACGGAGAATAGCCTCTAAGGATAACAGTTAAACCTAATGATCACCTAAACTGTGAACCCAAGCATCATTTTTACTTCTGAAGAAATCAAAATTTTACATACAAAATAACAATTTCCCATTTAAACTCTGTTCACCTTTATCTCAGGTGCCCTATCAACCCAAGAAGGGTTTTCTCTCCACAATTGCAGTTGCTCATTCAGTTCAGCTTCAGAGGCACTAAAAGACTTGTACCCATTATTCTGGACAGATCTCGTCGAGTTCATTCCATCCCTCTTTGCTAATCTACTCAGCTGTGACTGTAGTTAAGAAATAATTAGGAAACAGATATTGTTAATATTCATgttcctaataaatttaaagccGAAAATATAATTGATTGACCTACCTTAAGAACATTCTGAAGCTTGTTGGGGATCTGAACAAAAAAAGTAGATATTGCAGGATCCAGTGCCTTAGGGAACGCACTTTTTCCATTCTTGTTGATGTTTAGGCTGAATTTTTTCACCTCTGACTCACCCATCATAAAAACCtgaaatttttttcattaacaTTTAATTAAGCTAGTTCATATTATAGATAACTTACTATAAATCATTAAAGTTCACTACTTGGTGGTGATACCAATTTGCATTTGCATAATGTTGCTCTGGATCAAACATAAATTATCACAGGAATTTTAAATGCCCTTCACATAGAGAGGAGGATGTTATCACAACACAAATTGGATTTAAGACTACAATCCCATAACCAGAGCATCATGATCAAATTTTGCAGGAAATTCCTTACATATTGAACTCAACCCAAATTTTGGAGTAGCATGacccataaaaaaaaaactaaaaaagggTAAAACTAGCAATTACAAAGAGATAAACAGAAAAAGGGTAACTGCTAATCTTATATGGTTACTAAAATGAAACTTAACAGCTATTGCCGAAAGTAATGAAATGAATAAATTGTGGAAAAGTTTCAAAGCATTCTTACAGGGTATAATCCAAGGAGGAAGCTCAGATCTTAGCTTGGAACTTGGAAATGAAATATGAAAAAAATGGTTTTTTATTTTGAAAGGGTTAATctttattcaatttatattttcctattgtttatatttttgaaaagtagAAGTCAGATTGTGGAGGATGAAAGAAAAGGATAAGTAAGGAAGAACACGTGCAGAACATGTTGTTATCAAAAGTACACTTGGTCGTAAATGATTGGTCTGCTCTTCCATGAAATATTGGGTTTGATCCGTGCTGTGCTTTTATTCCTcacaatatttatataatataagatcTTTCAATAAGTTTGAGATTTGCCAATAagatatagctcaaatggcatagtctttccatactcaattaagaggttgtgggttgagtctcttatctttggtaaaaaaaaaaattataaaattactcGTTTTTTGTTTAAGTTATAATTAGAgagaaatatataaatttattcaattcatattttaattttacaaatttgttccttataattatataattaaaaaaaaatatagtattaATTGAAATGTGCTCTATAATTAATTCTAAGGTTAAATATGTTTTTTATTCCTAAagttgcaatttttttttaaaatatctttaaggtttagtttttttaattttgcttaTAACGCTTTTAATTTGTGTCAAAActacacttaaaatttttaattttatccttaaaattttacatagaattaatatatatttacgaataattttaatataaatcaaaaacattagagataaaattaaatgAGACCAAATGttagtaatatttttaaaactaaccTCCATATATACATACACATGTTTCAAAGCATAAGACATCCTACTTTAAAATTTTCATTTCGGTGTTTTCATCAAATCTAATAATTCATGAAAGTGTGGATGTGTGATGATAATTTTCTAGAGAATTTTtcgtttctctttttttttttttttttaaaaaaaatcgtaATTTAGCCATACATGTTATGGTTGATTTATGCAAGAATTTCTTTCCCCCCACACAATATAAAGATAGTTgcccaagaaaataaacaaaaggttTGTGAGCTTTAATTTGTTCCAActtccaaaaaatataaaattgaagaTTATGCATTTGATGAAGATGTATATAGACAGGGCTTGTTTTTGAACATGTATTCAAGATTAGCATTCAAATCTCCCAAAAATGGCATACATGCATGCACACGAATCACTGAATCACTTATGTATGTTTGCTGCATGAAGTAGGAGGGTTCTTGAGTGCTATCCGATCGATGTTGGCTAATTCAATTCCTTAATTACTACTCAGCCATTAATGCACATTTTGGATGCATATCAAAGTCACACTTTTCACAGCAATAAGACCATTTACGCCCCTCATCATCACAAACAtcacaataataaatcatacgGACGGTCAATGAAATCTCATGCTTGTGTTTCTCATGGTCCAGCTTCTCCGGCCACCCCTTTGCAGCCTCATCCTCTTCTTCCTGAACCTCTTTGATCCTCTCCTCCGTGAAAGGATAAGTCCGTGCCCCATGATAGTTTATCAGAAATCTCGCGTCTTTTGTGATGGTTTGCCCGTTTGCTCCAATTGCAACAAGCATGGGGACTTCATACACCCTGAACTTCCGGGTGAGGTATGACTTCCTTGGATCCCCATAAGGGATAGCCAGCCATGGCATCACTGCAAAGGATTCTTCAAATGATGCTTGGTCGTGGTCGCTTGAGATGAAAATCACTTCGAATTCCTCCTCCTTTTCCTTAATCTCATGATATGCTTCTATTAGTTTTGGATGGAATACATGGCATGCAGCACACCACCCTCCTGAAAAGTAGAGGAGGATGTTCTTTCCCACTAATTCTGACACTAGAACCTGAAACAAGAACAACtcctaattattttattatccaaATTACTAATGATAGTTGGTTAAAGAATAGTTAATTCCCTAGTAAAGTTGTTTCTATAACATGAGTCCTATGCAAGAAAAAAATAGTTAGAGTTGGACACTtgcagatatatatatatatacaacttcTAGTAGTGATTAATAAGaagtaagaaaagataaaaaaaaatgttttttatacCATAAGAAAGTGATACAAATATCATTTCTCTTTGTCGCTAAGTTTGTTCTTTTTACCTTGGTACCATCTTTTCGAATGAGAAAATCTTGATCTCCAGAGACCAACAAGGACTCGAGGGTTTGTGATGCAGCCTTGGCCTTCTCGATCTCACTTAGCTCAGCAAACTTTTCAGGGGAGAAAGGGTATGCAATAGCTCCGTGTTCCTCAACAGCCTCAACAACATTAGAATGAAGAGTTTTCCCATTTTCATCAATAATTACCAAACGGGGGAGAGTTAAGACCTCAAAGTATCTTATCAACTTTCCACAGTTCTTGTCCTCAAAAGGCAATGACAACCAAGGCATACTTTCCAATCCTTTCTTAAAGGATTCTTCATCCTCATCAAGAGGTATCATCACAATCTCAAAGCTCTCCCCATCTGTCTTTAACTTGTCATAAAACTCCACAAGGCGGGAAGTAAATTCAGTGCATCT
Coding sequences:
- the LOC112733902 gene encoding probable nucleoredoxin 1, with product MADSEDDAPDEFQDLFSSPDRDFLINNNGDQVKVETLKQKKLGLYFSASWCPPCQRFTPALVEVYNELAPKGDFEVVFISADEDDATFMEYFSQMPWLAIPFSDSEARNRLDELFEVEGIPNLVLLDETGEVVTDSGVDVIREYGVEGYPFTLAKIQELKDLEEEAKRNQSLKSLLLSPSRDFVISSHGNQIAVSELEGKMVGLYFSSSSYERCTEFTSRLVEFYDKLKTDGESFEIVMIPLDEDEESFKKGLESMPWLSLPFEDKNCGKLIRYFEVLTLPRLVIIDENGKTLHSNVVEAVEEHGAIAYPFSPEKFAELSEIEKAKAASQTLESLLVSGDQDFLIRKDGTKVLVSELVGKNILLYFSGGWCAACHVFHPKLIEAYHEIKEKEEEFEVIFISSDHDQASFEESFAVMPWLAIPYGDPRKSYLTRKFRVYEVPMLVAIGANGQTITKDARFLINYHGARTYPFTEERIKEVQEEEDEAAKGWPEKLDHEKHKHEISLTVRMIYYCDVCDDEGRKWSYCCEKCDFDMHPKCALMAE